In Naumovozyma castellii chromosome 1, complete genome, one DNA window encodes the following:
- the LTP1 gene encoding tyrosine protein phosphatase LTP1 (ancestral locus Anc_3.371), producing MTSDNESKKIAVAFVCLGNICRSPMAEAVFKHTVKKNHLEDRFKKIDSFGTARYHIGETPDSRSSSTCRKHGVPVDHRAQQIKPAHFTEFDYIICMDESNLKDLRRIQPKGSKAVVCMFGEWNLDGAYDKVVDDPYYGGVDGFEYNFKQVCNFSENFLKKEL from the coding sequence ATGACATCAGataatgaatcaaaaaAGATAGCAGTTGCATTTGTTTGTCTAGGTAATATCTGTCGTTCACCCATGGCAGAAGCCGTCTTCAAACATAcagtgaagaagaatcacCTGGAAGATAGgttcaagaagattgaTTCCTTTGGTACCGCCCGTTATCATATCGGTGAGACGCCTGATTCACGTAGTTCTTCCACATGCAGAAAGCATGGCGTTCCAGTGGATCACCGTGCTCAGCAGATTAAACCGGCTCATTTTACTGAATTCgattatattatttgtatGGATGAATCCAATTTGAAGGATTTGAGAAGAATACAACCTAAGGGTTCAAAAGCGGTAGTTTGCATGTTTGGTGAATGGAATTTGGATGGTGCTTATGATAAGGTGGTAGATGATCCATATTATGGTGGAGTGGATGGttttgaatataatttcaaacaagTTTGCAACTTTAGTGagaattttttgaagaaggagTTGTAA
- the TKL1 gene encoding transketolase TKL1 (ancestral locus Anc_3.372), which translates to MSQFGAIDKLAVSTIRLLAVDEVSKANSGHPGAPLGMAPAAHVVWSQMNMNPKNPDWINRDRFVLSNGHAVALLYAMLHLTGYDFSIEDLKQFRQLGSKTPGHPEFELPGVEVTTGPLGQGVTNAVGMAIAQKNLAATYNKPNFTLSDNFTYVFLGDGCLQEGISSEASSLAGHLELGNLICVYDDNKITIDGSTEVSFDEDVAKRYEAYGWEVLYVENGNEDLEGIAAAIAKAKLSTTKPTLIKMTTTIGYGSLHQGNHSVHGAPLKADDVKQLRKKFGFDSEKSFVVPQEVYDFYQAKIGTPGAAANKKWDQLFSQYQQKFPQEGAEFARRLRGELPANWDSALPVYTPKDSALATRKLSEMTLDKIFNELPEIIGGSADLTPSNLTRTQGAVDFQPPSSGLGDYSGRYIRYGIREHAMGAIMNGISAYGAHYLPYGGTFLNFVSYAAGAVRLSALSGHPVIWVATHDSIGVGEDGPTHQPIETLAHFRALPNIHVWRPADGNEVSAAYKVAIESKSTPSIIALSRQNLPQLEGSSIEKAAKGGYVLQDVANPDIILLATGSEVSLSVEAAKVLAAKGIKARVVSLPDFYNFDKQDEAYRLSVLPDGIPVLSVEVLTTSCWGKYAHQSFGLDRFGASGKAPEVFKFFGFTAEGVAERATKTIAFYKGKDVISPLRRAF; encoded by the coding sequence atGTCTCAATTCGGTGCTATTGACAAATTGGCTGTTTCTACCATTAGATTATTGGCCGTCGATGAAGTCTCCAAGGCTAACTCTGGTCACCCAGGTGCTCCATTGGGTATGGCTCCAGCCGCCCATGTCGTCTGGTCTCAAATGAACATGAATCCAAAGAACCCAGACTGGATCAACAGAGATAGATTCGTTCTATCTAACGGTCATGCTGTTGCTCTATTATACGCTATGTTGCACTTGACTGGTTACGACTTCTCAATTGAAGATCTAAAACAATTCAGACAATTGGGTTCCAAGACTCCAGGTCATccagaatttgaattacCAGGTGTTGAAGTTACCACTGGTCCATTGGGTCAAGGTGTTACCAATGCTGTCGGTATGGCCATTGCCCAAAAGAACTTGGCTGCTACTTACAACAAGCCAAACTTTACTTTGTCTGATAACTTTACCTACGTTTTCTTAGGTGATGGTTGTTTACAAGAAGGTATCTCATCCGAAGCCTCCTCTTTGGCTGGTCATTTGGAATTAGGTAACTTGATCTGTGTCTACGATGATAACAAAATTACCATTGATGGTAGCACTGAAGTTTCTTTCGATGAAGATGTCGCCAAGAGATACGAAGCCTACGGCTGGGAAGTTCTATACGTGGAAAATGGTaatgaagatttggaaGGTATTGCCGCTGCCATTGCCAAGGCTAAGTTATCTACCACCAAGCCTACTTTAATCAAGATGACCACTACTATCGGTTACGGTTCCCTACACCAAGGTAATCACTCCGTCCACGGTGCTCCATTGAAGGCTGACGATGTTAAGCAATTGAGAAAGAAGTTCGGTTTCGATTCAGAAAAGTCTTTCGTCGTTCCACAAGAAGTTTACGATTTCTACCAAGCTAAGATTGGTACTCCAGGTGCCGCTGCTAACAAGAAATGGGATCAATTATTCTCTCAATACCAACAAAAATTCCCACAAGAAGGTGCTGAATTCGCCAGAAGATTGAGAGGTGAATTACCAGCTAACTGGGATAGTGCTTTACCAGTTTACACTCCAAAGGATTCTGCTCTTGCCACCAGAAAATTATCTGAAATGACTTTGGATAAGATCTTCAACGAATTACCAGAAATCATTGGTGGTTCCGCAGATTTAACTCCATCCAATTTGACCAGAACCCAAGGTGCTGTTGATTTCCAGCCACCTTCCTCTGGTCTAGGTGATTACTCTGGTAGATACATTAGATACGGTATCAGAGAACATGCCATGGGTGCTATCATGAACGGTATTTCTGCTTATGGGGCTCATTACTTGCCATACGGTGGTACTTTCTTAAACTTCGTCTCATACGCTGCTGGTGCCGTTAGATTATCTGCTCTATCTGGCCACCCAGTTATTTGGGTCGCCACCCATGATTCCATTGGTGTCGGTGAAGATGGTCCAACTCATCAACCTATTGAAACTTTAGCTCACTTCAGAGCTCTACCAAACATTCATGTCTGGAGACCAGCTGATGGTAACGAAGTTTCCGCTGCATACAAGGTTGCCATTGAATCTAAATCTACCCCAAGTATCATTGCTCTATCCAGACAAAACTTGCCACAATTGGAAGGTTCTTCCATCGAAAAGGCCGCCAAGGGTGGTTACGTTCTACAAGATGTTGCTAACCCAGATATCATACTTCTTGCCACCGGTTCTGAAGTTTCTTTGAGTGTTGAAGCTGCCAAGGTCTTGGCAGCCAAGGGCATTAAGGCACGTGTTGTTTCTCTACCAGATTTCTACAACTTCGATAAGCAAGACGAAGCTTACAGATTATCTGTTTTGCCAGATGGTATTCCAGTCTTATCTGTTGAAGTTTTGACCACTTCTTGTTGGGGTAAGTACGCTCACCAATCTTTCGGTTTGGACAGATTCGGTGCTTCTGGTAAGGCTCCAGaagtcttcaaattcttcgGTTTCACCGCTGAAGGTGTTGCTGAAAGAGCCACCAAGACCATTGCTTTCTACAAGGGTAAGGATGTTATCTCTCCATTAAGAAGAGCTTTCTAA